The DNA region GGGACTCCGTGAAATAGAAACCGATTTCGGGTTGGACCGTTTCCTTTTTGCCGGTGCGTTGCATGTGCATCTGGAGCACAAGGTCGCTGTTGGCTTCCAGCAGCCAGGTCAGTTCTGGCGGATTCCGGCGCGGTTGGTGGCCCGGCGCCCAGGCCAGCAGCTGACCGGGCGGAAACCGCGCGGGGACGTTCATTCCGCCGAAGCCGGGGTCGGCGTCCTGGTCGTCGAGACGGCGGCACTGCCCGGTATGATCGAACAGGATGCGGACATGATGGACGCTCTGATTGCCGGGACGAAACTCGAATGCCTGAACAAAGCGATTGGATGTCAGTGGCAGCGGCACGACGAAGTTGCGATAGACATCCGGTCCTTCCGGACCGAGTTCAAACGGTTCGATCATCCGCACGACGAGATCCGGTTGCCCCAGTTGCCAATTCGATGGAAATGTCGGAACGGGCGGCAGATCGCCGGCCGCACCTTCCAACTCGCCGCTTGCGATCCAGCGCCGAAACAGATCGACCTCGGCTTCTGTCATCCGGCGCGAGTCAATGAATGCCGGGCCATCGGGCACCGGTAACCATGGAGGCATGAGCCGGCCTGCCGTTACTTCGCCAATCTCCTTCGCGCGCCTGCGGACATCGGCGTATTGCAGAAGAGAAAAAGGGCCGGCTCCGCCCGGACGATGGCACGGCGCGCAATGTTGAAAAATCAGCGGCGCAAGATCATGGTTGAAGGTAATGGGTCCCGCGTCAGCGGCTTTTGCACGACCGTCCTCCACGACCTTCGCTGCCGCCAGCAACCCCGCCGCGGCACAGAACGCTGCAAAAGCAAACATCCGCATGGCGTACGCACGGTAACTCCGGCCCGCTCGCGTGTCACCGCTGAATCGCATTTTCTGATGGAGGACGAATATCGTGATAGTGGTTCACGGCAGGTTCGCGCAAGTTCAACACCTGGCCGTTGACCCATTTGATTTCCACCCGGTCCACCCGGTCCGCCTTCCCCAGACCAAAATGCACGGTGTCCGCGTGCTGCGAACGATAGGAATCGCCCGTCACGATTTCCCGGACTGCGCTCCGCCCGCCATAGCGCAGCGTCACGCGGGCGCCGACCGGTGATGGTTTTCCGCTTTCTTCCCGAAAACGGAAGCCGATCCAGTTGCCACGGTCATCAAGCGTGTTCTGGTAGATTCGCAACGTCTGCCTTGCTTCCGGCCAGGCC from Candidatus Angelobacter sp. includes:
- a CDS encoding tetratricopeptide repeat protein is translated as MRFSGDTRAGRSYRAYAMRMFAFAAFCAAAGLLAAAKVVEDGRAKAADAGPITFNHDLAPLIFQHCAPCHRPGGAGPFSLLQYADVRRRAKEIGEVTAGRLMPPWLPVPDGPAFIDSRRMTEAEVDLFRRWIASGELEGAAGDLPPVPTFPSNWQLGQPDLVVRMIEPFELGPEGPDVYRNFVVPLPLTSNRFVQAFEFRPGNQSVHHVRILFDHTGQCRRLDDQDADPGFGGMNVPARFPPGQLLAWAPGHQPRRNPPELTWLLEANSDLVLQMHMQRTGKKETVQPEIGFYFTESPPDRIPFVMGLISQLIDIPASETNYAVARSFKLPVDVELLAVMPHAHYLAREVRFTATFPDGKKRSLLRIPRWDFKWQELYRYNEPVRLPRDTRLELSISYDNSSANIRNPNRPPRRVVFGPQSTDEMGEIWFQVMPGNANDLAILKREKQLMDSRETAAFYENFLRAHPGDAPSHVALGKVLGPLGRTAAAAQHFRIALDLKPDQPEAHYYLGLIFFDDHQFSSARLEFEGELRVNPEHYKSLVGLGLICIEEQDLDQAEVCVRTALRINPKDPGVREILSRIEKARAGSKP
- a CDS encoding ASPIC/UnbV domain-containing protein; protein product: AWPEARQTLRIYQNTLDDRGNWIGFRFREESGKPSPVGARVTLRYGGRSAVREIVTGDSYRSQHADTVHFGLGKADRVDRVEIKWVNGQVLNLREPAVNHYHDIRPPSENAIQR